From the genome of Tenericutes bacterium MZ-XQ:
ACTTCTGTGCCTTCTTTATGCGCATAATCTAAAACATCTTGATAAAACTTATTTGAATCAGCTTCCATCAAGTCTTCTTCTGAAACGTTTGCAATATAGATCATTGGTTTTAATGATAATAAATTAAAACTTTTTATCAGTTTTTTATCTTCATCAGAAAACTCCAATGTCCTTGGGCTTATGTTTTGATCAAGTGCTTCTTTGATTTTATTCAAAACTTGTAGTTCTTCTTGCGCTTCTTTAACTTTTGCTTTTGCTTTTTTATCTAATCTAGAGATTCTTTTTTCAACAACTTCCAAATCTGCTAAGTTGAGTTCTAATTTAATCGTTTCAATATCTCTAACTGGATCAATGTTGCCTTCAACATGGGTAATGTTTTCGTCTTCAAAACATCTAACCACTTGGCAGATTGCATCAACTTCACGAATGTGTGATAGGAATTGGTTCCCTAAACCTTCACCTTTTGATGCGCCCTTGACTAAGCCTGCAATATCAATAAACTCATAAGCAGTCGGCACAACTTTTTTTGGTTTATAAATGCGCGCTAAAACATCTAAACGTTCATCTTGTACATAGACAACACCAACATTTGGATCAATCGTCGCAAACGGATAATTAGCAGCTAATGCTTCCGCTTTTGTAATGGCATTAAATAATGTTGATTTACCAACATTTGGTAATCCAACGATTCCTGCTTTCAACATAAATCATTCCTCGTTTCATTAAAAAAGGCTGTTCGCCTTTTTAAAATTTTGATTTTTTAGCAAGCCATGAAGGTAGGCTACGCTTGTTACCTTCTTTAACGCCTTCATGTGCTTCCTCTTCATCGTATTCTTTTTCTACTAAGCCTTGGTCTGTTAATTGCATTTGATCAGTAGATGTCTTGTTAAATATTTCTGAAGCTAAGTTTTCAATCGTTGAACCTTTAGCTTTTAATTCATATCCTGTTGCAATGACTGTTACAATCATTTCATCATCTAAATCTTCATTGACTGTTGTTCCATAAATGATGTTTAGGTCACGATCAGTTGCATTTCTAATTTCTGATAAGGCTTGTCCAGTTTCGATTAATGTAATATTTGTTCCTGAAGTAATATTAACGATTGCATCAGTTGCTCCATCAATAGAAACTTCTAACAATTTAGAGTGAATAGCTTTTCTAGCTGCTTCAATGGCACGATCTTCACCGGATGCAATCCCAACACCCATGAGTGCAGTACCTTTATTTTCCATAACAGTTCTAACATCTGCAAAGTCAACATTGATTAAACCTGGAATAGCGATAATTTCAGCAATCCCTTGAACACCTTGACGAAGCACATTGTCAGATTCTCTAAATGCATCAAGTAATTGAGTTGTTGGCCCAGATACGGCAAGTAATCTTTCGTTTGGTACAACAATTAAAGTATCTACATGCGGTTTCAATTCTTCTAAACCCATAATTGCTGCTTGCATACGAGCAGGACCTTCAAACGCGAATGGTTTTGTAACGATACCAATCGTTAAGCATCCCATCTCTTTAGCTTTTTTAGCAATAATTGGTGCGGCACCTGTCCCAGTTCCACCGCCCATACCAGCAGTGATAAAGACCATGTCTGCATCTTTTAATACTTCTTCAATATCATCAATGGATTCAAGTGCGGCTTCTTTACCAACTTCTGATTTTGCACCAGCACCTAAACCTCTTGTTAAGTATTTGCCTAGTTGAACACGTGTTTCAGCTTTAGATACTTTTAAAACTTGAGCATCAGTATTCATCGCAACAAAAGTGACGCCTTTAACGTCATTTTCGATCATACGATTGACTGCGTTTCCGCCTCCACCTCCAACACCGATAACTTTGATAATAGGTTTTTGATTAAAATTATCTGACTCTCCGAATACCATAGGTCTATTCCCTCCTAGTTACTAACTCTATTTTACACGATTTATCTTTTAAAATAAAGATAATTATCTTGTTTTAAAATAATTTGTCTTTTGTTTCATCTCTTCTTTGAAATCCAAAAGACGATCTTCTTTAATAGCCTGTCTGATTTCTTGCATTAAATGTTTTAAATAAGCCAAGTTCTGATATGTTACAAGTCTCATACCTAATATTTCATTTCCTTTAAACAGATGTCTAATATAACTTTTTGTATATTTTTTTACATGTGTATCTAAATTGGGATCAAGTGGGGTATAATCTCTTTCATAAGTTGCGTTTTTAATGACTACTTTACCTTCTGTTGTCAGTGCCGTTCCGTGTCTTGCGATTCTAGTAGGCAGAACACAATCAAACATGTCCATACCATTGATTACATTTTCAACTAAATCATCTGGTGCACCAACACCCATGAGATATCTTGGTTTATCAACCGGTAAAATCGGGTTTAAAAACTTCGTGATTTCATACATTTCTTCTTTGGTCTCACCAACGGATAAGCCGCCAATTGAATATCCTGGAAAATCCATTTTTATAAGCTCTTCAGCACTATACTTTCTTAATTCTTTATCAAGTCCACCTTGAACAATACCAAAAAGTGCTTGATCTGTAGTAAGTGCATCTTTACCTCGTTTTGCCCATCTTAATGTCCGGTCAACAGAATCTTTCATATACTCATAAGAAGCATATGGCGGTGGACACTCATCAAAACTCATGATAATATCTGCACCTAAGTCTTCTTGGACCTTAATGGAATCTTCAGGAGACATAAACAGTTGTGATCCATTTTTATGATGTTTAAAAAACACACCTTCTTCAGTGATTTTTCGCATATCTGTTAATGAAAATACTTGAAATCCACCACTATCAGTAAGTAAGGCGCCATCCCACTGCATGAAACCTCTAATGCCGCCATGTTCTTTAACGATATCATTTCCTGGTTGTAGCCACAAATGGTATGTATTACCTAGTATAAGGCCTTCTGAGACCTCTTTTATTTCTTCTGGTGTCAAGGTTTTTACGGTTGCTTGAGTGCCTACTGGCATAAAAAAAGGCGTCTCAAATACACCATGTGGGGTTGTTAGTTTTCCTAGTCTTGCACCACTTTGTTTACATGTATGTAATACTTCAAATTTTATACTCATTTTATCAATCCTTTGCTCTTGATATTATATCATACATTTGATACAATGTTAAAGTATTTAAAATATTAGCTGTACCCTAGGAAACCAGCTAAAACAAAACAGGGAGATTAAAAGTGAAAAATTTCGTTTTAAAAGATTTTTTATTGCAGTCTATGATTGCTGCAATGTATGTTGTCTTGGTATTTGTGTTTCAATTCTTAAGTTTTGAAACCGTACAGTTTAGAATCGCTGAAGTTTTACTCATCTTAGTGTTTTTTAATAAAAAGCACTTCATTGGATTAACGATTGGAACATTTGTTGCGAACTATCTCATGAGTCCTTATGGCTTAGTTGATGCTTTGTTTGGTACTCTTGCCACAGTCATAGCTTTAATTCTAATGATTTTAATGAGTAAACCAAAATGGTTATCTTTATTATTTCCAGCGATCAGTAATGGTATTGTTATTGGATTAATGATATCAGTGATGAATCAAATTCCGTTTCTACCGATTGCAATGTGGGTTTTCCTTGGTGAAGCAGTCGTTATGTTACTTCTTGGATATCCACTATATACTTATTTAAACAAGAATCAACATTTTAAAGAAATGATGGGAAGCTAAGTGCTTCCCATTTTTTATTTTATATATGGTTTATAGGTAATGAATTGATGATAAAGTTCATCTTTATTTAAAATTGCACTATTTAAACTTTTATGATGAATACCGCCTGGTTCATATTGACATTCAAATGTGAATGATGAGTGGATAGCATCTTGATCATATGGACCATCTAAACTGATAATCGCAGGATCATTATGAGTATAAACAACCACTGCTGGGTATGATGTATAAACATCAAGACCAATACGACTTATAGGATCATATGCAGATGCTTTAACTGCATCATCACTTAAATTATCAAATATCCATGCATGATCAAAACCGTTAAAAGGAGTATGTTGCATGTCTTTAATAGCGTCTCTAAATCGTTTTGGCTCTCTAAAATCAAAAGGAGTATTTGTGACTTGATCGACGCTTTTTAAAAGGTGTTTTTCATCGATGTTTAAATATTTTGAGGCTTTAATCGTGATTTCATGATCAAGAATTGTTTTATTTTTTTGATTTAGATTAAAATATGCATGATTCGTAATATTACATAATGTATCTTTTGTAGAATGTGCATCAAAATCAATATGTAGTGCACCTTCTTGATCAAGCTCATAAGTGACATCCAAAGTTAGTTTTCCTGGATACCCTTCTTCTAAATCATCTGAAATATATCTGAAGACCACTTTTGAATCTGTCTTAGATACTACATCAAAGTTTTGTGTGGAAAAACCTTTAGGCCCTCCATGAAGCGATGTAACATCTGAATGATAAGGTTTCACTTCATATGGTTGTCCATGAATTTCATAACTAGGGACAACCAGTCTTCCACTTGTTCTACCTATCGTTTTGCCGTAAAACGCTAAATTGTGCATATACTCATCAATCGTTTTTGGAGTAATGATTAAATGATGCCCATGATATTGATACTTATAAATACCAGCACCATATGAAATCAAAGTTACTTCTGCAATTTTATTTTTTAATACAACTGTTTTGATCATATCTATATCTCCAATCACTTGATTTTCCGATGCGCTATAGCCATTGGTAT
Proteins encoded in this window:
- a CDS encoding redox-regulated ATPase YchF, which translates into the protein MLKAGIVGLPNVGKSTLFNAITKAEALAANYPFATIDPNVGVVYVQDERLDVLARIYKPKKVVPTAYEFIDIAGLVKGASKGEGLGNQFLSHIREVDAICQVVRCFEDENITHVEGNIDPVRDIETIKLELNLADLEVVEKRISRLDKKAKAKVKEAQEELQVLNKIKEALDQNISPRTLEFSDEDKKLIKSFNLLSLKPMIYIANVSEEDLMEADSNKFYQDVLDYAHKEGTEVVLISAQVEMEIASLNPEEQAHFLEAYGLKKSGLNQVIDRSYDLLGLKTYFTAGEPEVRAWTFKQGMKAPECAGIIHSDFERGFIKAETLAYDDLLKYETPQKAKEAGRVRLEGKEYLVKDGDIMLFRFNV
- a CDS encoding cell division protein FtsZ, whose product is MVFGESDNFNQKPIIKVIGVGGGGGNAVNRMIENDVKGVTFVAMNTDAQVLKVSKAETRVQLGKYLTRGLGAGAKSEVGKEAALESIDDIEEVLKDADMVFITAGMGGGTGTGAAPIIAKKAKEMGCLTIGIVTKPFAFEGPARMQAAIMGLEELKPHVDTLIVVPNERLLAVSGPTTQLLDAFRESDNVLRQGVQGIAEIIAIPGLINVDFADVRTVMENKGTALMGVGIASGEDRAIEAARKAIHSKLLEVSIDGATDAIVNITSGTNITLIETGQALSEIRNATDRDLNIIYGTTVNEDLDDEMIVTVIATGYELKAKGSTIENLASEIFNKTSTDQMQLTDQGLVEKEYDEEEAHEGVKEGNKRSLPSWLAKKSKF
- a CDS encoding tRNA guanosine(34) transglycosylase Tgt, which gives rise to MSIKFEVLHTCKQSGARLGKLTTPHGVFETPFFMPVGTQATVKTLTPEEIKEVSEGLILGNTYHLWLQPGNDIVKEHGGIRGFMQWDGALLTDSGGFQVFSLTDMRKITEEGVFFKHHKNGSQLFMSPEDSIKVQEDLGADIIMSFDECPPPYASYEYMKDSVDRTLRWAKRGKDALTTDQALFGIVQGGLDKELRKYSAEELIKMDFPGYSIGGLSVGETKEEMYEITKFLNPILPVDKPRYLMGVGAPDDLVENVINGMDMFDCVLPTRIARHGTALTTEGKVVIKNATYERDYTPLDPNLDTHVKKYTKSYIRHLFKGNEILGMRLVTYQNLAYLKHLMQEIRQAIKEDRLLDFKEEMKQKTNYFKTR